The following are from one region of the Colias croceus chromosome 4, ilColCroc2.1 genome:
- the LOC123691435 gene encoding ADP-ribosylation factor-like protein 6-interacting protein 1 produces MSDANQELQVKKLKRLLEGWRTALLPLKSVFLWEQQWHPCAIVASVSFLYLIIWLMDLNTLATFAIVGLFINFVDFIVPIVCKSICSPNSWSGQNEKTYEDICRSIVEMYNGTFKQFCKFYSLREDSPIMYYIISISMLCILAWLSSTINNVFLLYIFSIVVLLWPGIQHRGIFNTVLSMIHMAPKIALKSE; encoded by the exons ATGTCTGATGCTAACCAG GAGCTAcaagtaaaaaaattgaagaGATTGTTGGAAGGGTGGCGCACAGCGTTGCTGCCTTTAAAATCGGTTTTCCTATGGGAACAACAGTGGCATCCTTGTGCCATAGTGGCGTCCGTATCatttctatatttaattatctggTTAATGGACCTAAACACTCTTGCAACATTTGCAATTGTTGGTTTGTTCATAAACTTTGTTGATTTCATTGTTCCCATTGTTTGCAAATCTATCTGTAGTCCTAACTCATGGTCAGGACAAAATGAAAAAACGTATGAAGATATCTGTAGGAGCATTGTAGAAATGTATAATGGGACCTTTAAACAGTTTTGCAAGTTTTACTCACTAAGAGAAGATAGCCCTATCATG TACTACATAATTTCCATCAGTATGCTGTGCATCCTGGCTTGGTTGTCGTCAACTATCAACAATGTGTTCCTGCTTTACATATTCTCGATTGTGGTGCTCCTGTGGCCTGGCATTCAGCACAGAGGCATCTTCAACACTGTCCTGTCCATGATCCACATGGCACCAAAGATAGCATTGAAATCAGAATAA
- the LOC123691125 gene encoding fatty acid-binding protein, adipocyte-like isoform X2, with the protein MPSIAGTYQHYKNENIDEYFSVVGVPYMGRKMMGLSSPQMVISVDGDQMTIKTASMMRKTEYTFKLGEEYEEQMPNTIIKSVTKIQNDNEVITDSVIPDSGEKCGRQYLFTDDECVITLTHDKAKVPAKRYFKRVTS; encoded by the exons ATGCCATCAATTGCTGGAACTTATCAACACTATaagaatgaaaatattgatgaatattttagtgtagtgg GTGTGCCATACATggggagaaaaatgatgggtTTATCATCACCTCAGATGGTAATATCTGTGGATGGCGATCAAATGACAATTAAAACAGCATCTATGATGAGGAAAACGGAGTATACATTTAAGCTAGGTGAAGAATATGAAGAACAAATGCCTAATACTATTATCAAG agTGTAACAAAAATACAGAATGACAATGAAGTGATTACTGACTCGGTGATTCCTGACTCAGGGGAAAAATGTGGACGCCAATACCTCTTCACTGATGATGAGTGTGTGATT ACACTGACTCATGACAAAGCTAAGGTTCCCGCTAAAAGGTACTTCAAAAGAGTAACTTCGTAA
- the LOC123691125 gene encoding fatty acid-binding protein, adipocyte-like isoform X1, translating into MLRYFILYILTFLYLLIDLKTILVQLCKRSQLKYINMPSIAGTYQHYKNENIDEYFSVVGVPYMGRKMMGLSSPQMVISVDGDQMTIKTASMMRKTEYTFKLGEEYEEQMPNTIIKSVTKIQNDNEVITDSVIPDSGEKCGRQYLFTDDECVITLTHDKAKVPAKRYFKRVTS; encoded by the exons ATGCTaaggtattttatattatatattttaacatttttatatcttcTTATTGATCTGAAAACAATTCTTGTCCAATTGTGTAAACG GTCGCAATTAAAATACATCAACATGCCATCAATTGCTGGAACTTATCAACACTATaagaatgaaaatattgatgaatattttagtgtagtgg GTGTGCCATACATggggagaaaaatgatgggtTTATCATCACCTCAGATGGTAATATCTGTGGATGGCGATCAAATGACAATTAAAACAGCATCTATGATGAGGAAAACGGAGTATACATTTAAGCTAGGTGAAGAATATGAAGAACAAATGCCTAATACTATTATCAAG agTGTAACAAAAATACAGAATGACAATGAAGTGATTACTGACTCGGTGATTCCTGACTCAGGGGAAAAATGTGGACGCCAATACCTCTTCACTGATGATGAGTGTGTGATT ACACTGACTCATGACAAAGCTAAGGTTCCCGCTAAAAGGTACTTCAAAAGAGTAACTTCGTAA